One region of Anaeromyxobacter paludicola genomic DNA includes:
- the thiO gene encoding glycine oxidase ThiO → MQTTDVVVVGAGVQGCAAALRLAQAGLKVTVLERSIPGAEASSAAGGILSPGVEAQEPSPFYDLCAASLARYPAFAAEVERLSGMSVGYRGGGTLEVALDDAHARVLAARAPALARIGARVEVIDGDEVRRLEPGVSAETRGALWFVDEASLDPRLLAKALSVAAARAGARFVTGIVRRIALEGGRAAGVDHETGRISAGAVVLAAGAWSMLVEGNGLPPNAVHPVRGQMMLLDTRPPLLSRVCFSDKGYLVPRADGRVLCGSTMEDAGFEKAVTAGGMRHILEMAVELAPDLARAPFLECWSNFRPASPDGSPILGAGAVPGLFYAAGHTRNGILLTPISADSVAALVLGKAPPVDLAPFSPSRIVSR, encoded by the coding sequence ATGCAGACCACGGACGTCGTCGTCGTCGGCGCGGGCGTGCAGGGGTGCGCCGCGGCGCTCCGGCTCGCGCAGGCGGGCCTCAAGGTCACGGTCCTCGAGCGCAGCATCCCCGGCGCCGAGGCCTCCAGCGCCGCCGGCGGGATCCTCTCGCCGGGCGTCGAGGCGCAGGAGCCCTCCCCGTTCTACGACCTCTGCGCCGCCTCGCTGGCGCGCTACCCCGCGTTCGCCGCGGAGGTGGAGCGGCTCTCCGGGATGTCGGTCGGCTACCGCGGCGGCGGCACGCTCGAGGTCGCGCTCGACGACGCCCACGCCCGCGTGCTCGCGGCGCGCGCCCCGGCGCTGGCCCGCATCGGCGCGCGCGTCGAGGTGATCGACGGCGACGAGGTGCGGCGGCTCGAGCCGGGCGTGTCGGCCGAGACCCGCGGCGCCCTCTGGTTCGTGGACGAGGCGTCGCTCGACCCGCGGCTCCTCGCGAAGGCCCTCTCGGTGGCCGCCGCCCGCGCCGGCGCGCGCTTCGTGACCGGCATCGTGCGGCGCATCGCCCTGGAGGGCGGGCGCGCCGCGGGCGTGGACCACGAGACCGGCCGCATCTCCGCGGGCGCGGTGGTGCTCGCCGCCGGCGCCTGGTCGATGCTGGTGGAGGGGAACGGGCTCCCGCCGAACGCGGTCCACCCGGTGCGCGGGCAGATGATGCTCCTCGACACCCGGCCCCCGCTCCTCTCGCGCGTCTGCTTCAGCGACAAGGGCTACCTCGTGCCCCGCGCCGACGGCCGCGTGCTCTGCGGCTCCACCATGGAGGACGCCGGGTTCGAGAAGGCGGTCACGGCGGGCGGCATGCGCCACATCCTCGAGATGGCCGTGGAGCTCGCGCCGGACCTCGCCCGCGCCCCCTTCCTCGAGTGCTGGAGCAACTTCCGGCCGGCCTCGCCGGACGGCTCGCCCATCCTCGGCGCCGGCGCGGTGCCCGGCCTCTTCTACGCGGCCGGCCACACCCGCAACGGCATCCTCCTCACCCCCATCTCCGCCGACAGCGTGGCGGCGCTGGTGCTCGGGAAGGCGCCGCCGGTGGACCTCGCGCCGTTCTCGCCGTCCCGCATCGTCTCGCGCTGA
- a CDS encoding SIR2 family protein, which yields MSLDASLDASLRPALDHLRGRLARGQLLLLVGAGASRWAGLPGWKELACALAAELAPALRAAVPDAAVRFRPPGPDDPLPTESWLRIGETYRRLCGEDRLRRKLAEVFATAGVDAAALPLHRELVRLSRALPALYTTNFDDLLERAFREAGEPVQVVADARDLDDWKFAERGGAFTPLFPIYKLHGTLDRPETVVLGEADYQRRLSLAAHPIDLRFASDVIGRDVLFVGYSFSDPNVRWIWSRLGDLGVQPKAWFLELGESSDLDVAWHLEHRIRRLDLRATDRTHPAELVEFLAALRERPLTPPSRR from the coding sequence ATGTCCCTCGACGCCTCCCTCGACGCCTCCCTGCGGCCGGCGCTCGACCACCTGCGCGGCCGGCTGGCGCGCGGCCAGCTCCTGCTGCTGGTCGGCGCCGGCGCGTCGCGGTGGGCCGGGCTGCCCGGCTGGAAGGAGCTCGCGTGCGCGCTCGCGGCCGAGCTCGCGCCGGCGCTCCGGGCCGCGGTGCCCGACGCGGCGGTCCGCTTCCGTCCGCCCGGTCCCGACGATCCCCTGCCCACCGAGAGCTGGCTCCGGATCGGCGAGACCTACCGGCGGCTCTGCGGCGAGGACCGGCTGCGCCGGAAGCTCGCCGAGGTCTTCGCCACCGCCGGCGTGGACGCGGCGGCGCTGCCGCTCCACCGCGAGCTGGTCCGGCTCTCCCGCGCCCTCCCGGCCCTCTACACCACCAACTTCGACGACCTCCTGGAGCGGGCCTTCCGGGAGGCCGGGGAGCCGGTGCAGGTGGTGGCGGACGCGCGGGACCTCGACGACTGGAAGTTCGCGGAGCGGGGCGGGGCGTTCACGCCGCTCTTCCCGATCTACAAGCTGCACGGCACGCTCGACCGCCCCGAGACCGTCGTCCTCGGCGAGGCCGACTACCAGCGCCGGCTCTCGCTCGCCGCCCACCCCATCGACCTGCGCTTCGCCTCCGACGTGATCGGCCGCGACGTCCTCTTCGTGGGCTACAGCTTCTCCGACCCGAACGTGCGCTGGATCTGGAGCCGGCTCGGCGACCTCGGGGTGCAGCCCAAGGCCTGGTTCCTCGAGCTCGGCGAGTCGTCGGACCTCGACGTGGCCTGGCACCTCGAGCACCGGATCCGGCGCCTGGACCTGCGCGCCACGGACCGGACCCACCCGGCCGAGCTGGTCGAGTTCCTGGCCGCCCTGCGCGAGCGCCCGCTCACTCCACCCAGTCGGCGATGA
- a CDS encoding TetR/AcrR family transcriptional regulator, whose protein sequence is MPSPSSAAPTRPPGSIADRLWNAARGEFALRGYHGARVQGIARRAGCNVALLYRHWASKKGLYLEVLREICLATNRLLDQAAERREGAVGMVRAYLEAMSADGEGAQILIREYLDGGPFLLQLIVDDPALGNTLARYSAALTVGPEDQRLRAELNPRLALITIFGLSSLVSASETSAQPFLEAPTPIERRKEHLTDILLHGMLAPRAR, encoded by the coding sequence GTGCCCTCCCCCTCGAGCGCCGCCCCGACCCGTCCCCCCGGCAGCATCGCCGACCGGCTCTGGAACGCCGCCCGCGGCGAGTTCGCGCTCCGCGGCTACCACGGGGCGCGCGTGCAGGGGATCGCGCGGCGCGCCGGCTGCAACGTCGCCCTGCTGTACCGGCACTGGGCGTCCAAGAAGGGGCTCTACCTCGAGGTGCTCCGCGAGATCTGCCTCGCGACGAACCGCCTGCTCGACCAGGCGGCGGAGCGCCGGGAGGGGGCGGTGGGCATGGTCCGCGCCTACCTCGAGGCGATGAGCGCCGACGGCGAGGGGGCGCAGATCCTCATCCGCGAGTACCTCGACGGCGGCCCCTTCCTGCTGCAGCTCATCGTGGACGACCCGGCGCTCGGGAACACGCTGGCGCGCTACTCGGCGGCCCTCACCGTCGGGCCCGAGGACCAGCGGCTCCGCGCCGAGCTCAACCCGCGCCTGGCGCTCATCACCATCTTCGGGCTCTCCTCGCTCGTGTCGGCGTCGGAGACCTCGGCGCAGCCGTTCCTCGAGGCGCCCACGCCCATCGAGCGGCGCAAGGAGCACCTCACCGACATCCTGCTGCACGGGATGCTCGCCCCCCGCGCCCGCTAG